A region of the Litchfieldia alkalitelluris genome:
CTGCTGCTGGAGAGCTTGCAGCAGGGATTGCACATGAAATAAGAAATCCGCTAACTAGTATTAAAGGCTTTATTCAGCTAGCAAATACGTCAAATGACAATCAAGAGAGATATTACCCGATCATTTTGACGGAGATTGATCGAATTAATACGATTATTAGCGAGCTTTTACTGTTGGCGAAACCGAAAAAAACGGAATTCAAAAAAGTAAGCTTAAAAATTATTCTTCAAGATGTCTTAAATTTATATAGTGCACAGGCAATTCTACATAATATTGAAATCATTAACTCTATTAATCTTGAAGAAACAGAAATTATCGGACACGAAAGTAAGTTAAAACAAGTGTTAATAAATTTATTTAAAAATGCGGTTGAAGCAATGCCATCTGGTGGAACTTTAGAGGTGGATTTAAGAGGAACTACATCAGCATTAATTCTGACTATCCAGGATAATGGTGAAGGAATTCCTAAATCGATTCTTTCTAAAATAGGGCAACCGTTCTTCACTACAAAAGAAAAGGGAACAGGACTTGGCCTTGCAACCTGCTTTAGTATTATTGAAAACCATAAAGGTAGTATGGAAATTGAAAGTGAAGAAAATAAGGGTACAATCATCACGATTACTCTTCCAAGATTAAAAAATTATTAATAGTATTAAATACGCGCCTGTTTTGGCGTTTTTTTTGCACGGAAAATGAAATATGACAAGGCATTTGTGATTGAAACTTTAACATATATCAGTTAAGATGGTCCTAAATTATCTGAAAAAAGTGGAGATGAAAAGATGAGTTCTGTAAATCTAGTTAACGTTCTTAGAGGAAACCATATTGAAAGTTCACATCGTGGACATGTTGCAGTTGTAGATGCAGATGGTAGGCTCTTGTATTATGCAGGAAATCCAGAAAAGGTTGTGTATGCACGTTCGTCAATGAAGCCGATTCAAACGATTCCTGTTGTCGAGACAGGGGCTGCTGATCGCTACGAATTCAAGGATGATGACCTTTCTTTATGCTGTGCATCTCATAATGGAGAAAGCTTCCATACTGATAGAGTGCTAGATATTTTAGCAAGAACTGGTTTGGAAATAGATGCTCTACAATGTGGTACCCATCCACCAAGGTGGGAAGAAACATATAAAAAGCTTATTTTAGCAGGTGAGCAAGTAACTCCTTTATATAATAATTGTTCTGGTAAGCATTCGGGAATGCTAGCAACGGCAAAGCATATGGGAGAGGACATAGATTCTTATTATCTGTTAGACCACCCTGTCCAACAGCGTATTTTAGATGCGGTTAGTGAAATGTGTAATTATCCTAGAGAGCAGATTGAGATTGGTATTGATGGTTGTGGAGTACCGGTTCATGGATTACCATTAAAAAATATTGCTTTAGGTTTTGCGAAAATGGCAAATACCAGTCAACTTAGTGCTTCACGAGCTGAGACATCAAAAAGAATCATCACCGCAATGATGAATGCACCTGAAATGGTAGGTGGAACTGAGCGTTTTTGTAGTGATTTTATGAAGGTAGGTAATGGCAGGTTCTTTGGAAAGGTTGGGGCAGAGGCTGTTTATTGTGTCGGAGATCTTAAGACTGGATTAGGGATCGCAGTTAAGATTGAGGATGGCAATGCACGAGCGGTTTATCCTGCAATTGTACATGTTTTAGCTGAACTTGATTTATTATCGGAGGAGCAGCAGGAGGGATTAGCTAGTTATTATCGGCCTTCGTTAGAGAATGCGCGGAAAGAAAAAATAGGGGAGTTGGTTCCGGATTTTAAGCTTATTAGTATTAACTAGGTTACTCTGAAAATAACTCAGCTAGCGGAGTTCCATTCGCTGCGATCCACTTGCTTTCCGCGGGGCGGGTCCTGGAGCCTCCTCGTCGCTTTTAGCTCCTGTGGGGTCTCCCGAGACCGCTAAATCCCGCAGGAGTCAAGTGGCTCTCCGCTCATTCCACACTAATTTTGTAAAAGATCATTCATAATTCATCTACTGACTGATAAAAAAAGAGCCTATCACTTTTCTATTTGTGATGGGCTCTTTATTGTGTATTTTTGGATTCTGATAATTTATCGAGGAATTTGTCCATTTGCTCTTTCTTTTTTTGCTCATATATTTCTTTGTATTTGTTTGCTTCATCTGTGGAATATCCATGTTTGGTTAGTTCTGTTTTCATTTCCTCATACAATTTAGTAAACTCTGCATCTGTTTCTTTTTCTAGTGCTTTAAACTCGGAATAATAGTTGGTCATCGATAATAATGCTTGAGAATTCATTCCATTTTGTTGATACTCATCAAATGCTTCGACTAAAATCCCCATCATTCTTGAAGATGTGACTTCTTCTAGCTTTGTTAGTTGGGTCAAATATCTACTTTTTATTCTCTCTAAACCGGGCTGAGCAGATGGAGAAGAAGTCTCTGCATCCAGGGAATGGAGTTGATTCAGAACTGCCTGGTTGGGATTATCCTTACGGAGTTGTTCGTTTACAGTTCTAGAAGGTGAGTCTGTAACCAATTTTTCGTTCGATCCAATTGTGAGAAAGGTAATAAGTAATATCATTTCGATTAAAATAATGCCAATAAAAAACTTTTTCAATTTATTTCACCTCCAATATCAACATTGTTGACAGGTGGAGAGAAGTTTAAACAGTGAATAAGGCAAAAGAAAAAGACGAATGATTCATTCGTCTTTATTGGTAGCTGGTTCTTTTTTTATAAATTTTTCAGAATAATTCGTTTCAATAAAATTAATAAAGGGCTCAACAAATTCAGGGTCGAATTGTTCACCGGAGCATCGACGTAGTTCCTGTAAGCCTTCACAGAATGATTTTGTTTTTTGGTATGGACGTTCAGTTGTCATGGCATCAAATGAATCAATGATGCATAAAATTCTAGCGAGTTTTGGGATGTTATCACCTTTTAAACCGTGTGGATAACCTCTTCCATCATATCTTTCATGATGAAGCTCAACTAGTGGAATAAGTAAATCTAATTTCTTATTAGTAGAGATTATTTCTTTACCAAATGTAACATGCTTTTTTACCATTTCCCATTCATCTTGTGTGAGTTTCTCCTTTTTATTAAGGATATCTCTTGGTATTTCTAATTTTCCGATATCATGTATTAAAGCACCTAAAATCAGTGTTTTTTTATCCTTTTCAGACAAGTCCAAATGATTGCTGAAATCTAAGGCGTATTTATACACTCGTTTACTGTGTCGATATGTATAAATATCCTTAGATAGAAAAATCTTAAGTTGTTGATCCGCTTCTTCTAGGGCTACGTCAATGGAAAGTGAATTGTTTTGAATCATGTATTCGGTTTGATCATCAAATACTTGGACAATATTTTTACCTTGTGTCTTAGCTTGGTACATTGCTTGATCTGCTTTGCTTAACAATTCAGAAGAACCGTAAATTTCACTAGAATAAGGAACAATTCCTGCAGAGAATGATAAACAACCATAAGGGAGATTTTCCACACCACTAAAATATGAATCGTTTACTTTTTTTCTTAACGTGTTAAGAAATCTAAAGCCTTCGTCTATAGTGGTATTAGGCATAATAATTGTAAATTCTTCTCCACCATATCTAGATGCAATGAAATTTTCTTTTGAACACTCTGTTTGTAATAATGAACCAAAAAATTTAAGAAGGTTATCACCGTTAATATGTCCATAAAGGTCATTATATTTCTTAAAATCATCTAGGTCTAAGAGGCCAATTACTAAATTGGAATCTGTTTCCTTTGATTCTTTAATTTTTAAGGATAATATTTCTTTAAAATATCCATGATTATTTAGACCTGTTAAAAAGTCTTTTTGGGCTTTCTCAGTCATAGCCTGAAACAGAGAGAAATGTTGATTAAATTCCCAGGATAATAATAAAGCAATGACTATAAAGAGAAATAGTCCAAATATATTTTGTGTATTCATTAAGATACTTAAAATTAACGATAGTATAAGTGTGCTTAAATAGGTTGCAAATGTCTCTTTTGTAAGTCCTTTTAAGACTGATAAAAAATTGTTCTTATACAAAAGCAGGAAGTAACCTCCAATTAAAAAAACATTTATAAAAAAATAGCCAGTTAATGATAAAATATATGGAAGTAAAGATGTAGTATTAATAACGCCAATAGTTCCTCCAGTTAAAATAAAGAGGTAGTAGGCGGTTATTATCATAAATGAATAAATAGAGAAATTAAAGACATGTTTCCACCAAGCAATTTTCCTTTGAAAACAACCGAAAATAATAGAATGTAAGATTAAAATTCCTAATGTAAGCTGTAAACCAAAAAGGAAAATACAGGCAAGATAAACCGTTGAATCCATTGATAGTGAATTCCCTGTTGGTGGTAGGGGAATTGTATAGTGGTTTAATAGGAGAACAGCTCCTACTAATGAAAATATTAATACCCATTCGCTTAACTCGGGTGTATGGAAAGGATTTAAAAATAAATGAAGGAGAATCCCAGATAAAGAAACTCCTATAAGATATATGGTTTCAGGGCGTTTATCAATTTTGTGCATTTCAATCACTCTCAATTTAAAATAGTAGGAGAAGTTAATAAAAACTTCTCCTAGATTATAGCTATTATATTAATTTAAATCCAGAAGTTAATGCAATAATTAGAGAACCAATAATTACCGCATTTGTTAATACGCTTGTAAGCTTTAAACCTTCAAGTCTCTTTTTCATACTGTTTCACCCCCTTTTAGTAAAGCAGAGCTGTTAGTAGTAGTTTGCTTTTTATTAAAATCAACCATGATATATTGAATAAAAAGGAAAATCCCAAAATTCATAACAACATCACCAATACTAATGACTTGTTGTTTTGGATACGGTGCACTTAATGGGATAATATCACCTAAGAATGCTAATTTTGTAGACTCAATAATTGCCGTGTGCTTTCCATAAAGACTCGTTTTAAGTGCTTCAGCATACATTGGATCTAAGATTGAGGCAGCATCTAAAGAAACGGGCATTCTCCCTCCGTTAACTGCCATGACAAGGAAATTTAAAAATACACCAATCAAAATAATTGTAAAACCCTTGTAGTGACGGTTGATCCATAAGAAAAACATACCAACAATGTATATGAGGATAAACATATAGTTACTCATTATGCCAAGTAGTGTTATTTTATTTTGGAAGGTAAAAATGAAAATTTGAATAAGTAATAACAACGGGAAAACCCAACCGGATTTAAGCTTGAGAGTAGATAACCCTCTTAAATTACCTTTACGAAAAAAAGCAACAATAACCGCAATAATTATTCCATCGAATACCATTATTTTCACCTGCTAGTTTAATAGTTATATGAAGAAAGATAATTGAAGAAGATTAGTTATAAAGATTCATGAGGAATTTTTCTTTGATGTAATATGAAGATATCGTATCATTCTATTAGATAAATGCAACATTATTTGCTATTATTCGCTAAAAATAAACCAAATTGACCATTTATCGATTGACATATGTAGGTATATTAGTGTATAAAATGACAATGTTTTACACACAATCTAGTTTCTTGGTAGGATAACACCACCTTATCGTCAAGAAAGCTAGCATCTTATGTAATAATTTATGTATAATGAAGAAAAACGTGTAGGAGATTGTCATAAATGGTCGCTTTAAGATATGGAAATAGATCTTTTGTGAAAAATAGCATCATCCTCATTGTATCTTCAACCTTAATCATCATCGTATTTTGGGTCATGTTGTATCTCTTCATTTTTCCTTCAATTAAAGATACCGCCGATACTTCTTTAAAGACACAATTAGAGCTTGTGAAGCAGCATTCTTTGGAAGAAATGAAAGGCCCGATTGATGAGTTAAAAAGCCTATCAAGTGGTTCTTCTTTAATAAACTCATCGCCTGAGTTGGTTTCCCACATGGTAAGAAAGGGCTTTGATAGTTTTAGTCATTTTGAACAGATCGGCTTCATAGACCATAATTTAAATCCAAGCTATAATGTAACAATTGGATCGGTAAATATAAATCATCAAAAACCAATACTACAAATGGAAGATACTGTTTATGAGGATCAAATATTTCTATCGTCCTTTGAATATGGTATAAACACCGCAGTTTCATATTTATCAATATACATACCCGTTTTGGATGAGAATAAGAGATATCATTACCTAAGAGGAACTTTAGAGGTTTCGGACTCCTTCTTTAGCCCACAATATATTAATCAAAGGCTCGGCAACACCGGAAAGGTTTTTTTGGTTGACCGTGAAGGTCAGATCTACCCAGGTAACCAAGTAACGAGTTTTAGTTCTGAATTGCAAGATGAGATACGGAAGCATGTAAGAAGTCGTTTCAATCCTCAAAAAGATGGATTGGATAAAGTACATACCATTAAATTAGCAAATAACAATGAACAGGTCCTAGCTTTAAAGACGCTTTATAACCAATTAACGATAGGGATTGTCTATGATCAGTCTGAGATATACAAAGCAAAGCTTCAATTGAAAAATGGCTTTATTATTGTATCAATTTTACTAGAATTAATAGTTATTATTGTTGGTGTTAGTGTACATAGAAAGCTATCAAAGCCTACATCATTGTTAATTGCGCAAGCTGACAAAATCGCTAATGGGGATTTAGATGCACCACTTCCCACCACAAGGGATGAGGATACTTCTGCAATCATCCATGCGTTACAGAGAGTACTAAATGAACGTGAACGATTATTTATCCAAACAATTGAAGCGATCAGCTCGACTCTTGAAAAAAGGGATTCCTATACAGCAGGACATTCAAAGCGTGTAACAGATATTGCATTAAAAATAGCTGATGAGTTAAATCTGAGTGACAAAGAGAAAAGGACTTTACAGCTTGGGGCAGCGTTACATGATATAGGTAAAGTTGGCGTACCAGATTCAATTCTTTTAAAGACAGGGAGACTCACAAAAGAGGAATATGATGAAATTAAGCTTCATCCTGTTTATGGCGATGATATTATTGCGAATATCAAAAGTTTGAAGCATGTTCGTCCAATTGTACGCTCACATCATGAGCGGTGGGACGGCAAAGGGTATCCTGATGGATTAGCAGAAGGAAATATTGATCTACTTGCAAGGATCACTTGTGTTGCTGATGCGTTTGATGCAATGATTTCTGATCGACCGTATCGAACGGGAATGGATAACAACCTAGCCATTGCAGTAATTACTGAGGAAGCGGGAAAACAATTTGATCCAGTGATTGTTGAAGCGTTTGTTCGTATGGCTAAAAAAGAATATATTACTCCCGACATAATCAAAAAAAGCTCCTGAGATTTCAGGAGCTTTTAGTTACTTTTTAGTGACTGTAGAATCCATATTAAGATGTTCCTTAAGTTTAGTAGATAAGCTTAATCTAGTTTCCTCTGGAACAATCAAATAATAAATACCGTTTATTTTTTGGCCACTACCTGTTAGTTGTAGCTTTTCTAAACTGTGGCGAGCGTCTTTGTAATTGGCTTGAATGTCGACCATTTCAGATAACGTAAGGTTCGTTTTTACATTTTGTCCGACGATGTTGAGCATATCGTCTAATTTTGTGATCGAAGAAATCGTTGCTCCTTCATCGATAACAGCTTGGATGATCTGTTTTTGTCGATCTTGTCGGCCGAAATCTCCACGCGGGTCCTCATATCTCATTCGAGAATATGCAAGTGCTTTTTCTCCGTCAAGTTGAACGGAGCCTTCATTAAAGCTGTATCCACTGTAATCAAATGCGAAAGGATTATTTACTGTCACTCCGCCCACTGCATCGACAATATCTTTGAATCCTTCCATATTAACTTTAACAAAATAATCGATTGGAATGTCCAGAAAGTTTTCTACTGTATCCATTGCCATTTCTACTCCACCGAATGCATAAGCATGATTGATTTTATCATCAAAGCCACGACCTATCATTTCTGTGCGAGTATCACGTGGAATACTAACCATCTGCATTGATTGCGTAGTAGGGTTGATTGTCATCACGATAATTGTATCAGAGCGACCGCGATCATTTTGGCGTTCATCCACACCTAAAATTAAGACTGATATAGGATCTTGCTCTTTAAATTCAACTTCTTTTGTACGTTTTTCAGATACTGTTCGATTGATTGGTTCATGTATCTTTTCAATCGTTTTTTCAACCGAACTATAAATTGAATATGCATAAATTCCAATTCCTAAAACAAATAAACTGAATATACTAAGTGTTATTGTTAACACTTTCCTCTTTTTACTCCATTTCCTCAAGGGACATCTTCCTTCCATAAATCTACAAATTATAACAAAAAGTATAAAGGTTTTTTGACTATGAAACAATGAAATTTTATTTCCTGTGTCCGTTTTAGGATAGTATGAGTGATCAGCAGTTAAATATGTTAAATAAATAGCAAATTGTATTAGTATTGTAGATAAGGCACGATATGTTGATTGGACAAGCTGTTTCTATTATTAGTTTTCCTGATTCAACTTAAATTAAACAAGGCCACACAGATTACAATACAGTCTTGTAACTACTTTTGATTAAGGTTTCCGTGGCACTAGTTCAAATCATGATAATTTCCGAGGAAATTTTACAGATTTTATCAAATTATTGTAAAGTTTTATCAAATAGTGTTGTATAATGATAGAATATTATATGATGTAAATTTAAATTCCAGGCTGATAGAAAACGATCGTTATTCTTACTCTTTATACTCTACCCTTTTGGTAAATGGATAGTTTTATATAAAAAAGGAACTAGGATTTCTTACAGTTTTCAACAACCTGAAACTTTTTGATGGAGGTACTGTTTTGAAAAAATTGAGTTTATTAATCGTAATCGTTCTTTCAATTGCTGCTGTAATTTTAGCAAAATTACAATGGGACGAAAAAATAGCAGCAAATGGAAGTTCGAGTGTAACTAGTATTAAGACAGAAACATCAGGAGAAAGTGCGCCTGCTAAAGAAGAGAAAGAAAATGATTCTGAAAAAGCTAGTATTATGGAGTTAACAAAAAACTTAGATAAAGAAGTTGCTGAGAAAATTGAGCAAGCCTATGATAATGGTGAGCCTTTACATCTTGTGATTTTCGGTTCTGCATCATCACCTGAAGAAGGTGGATGGCCTTCAATGTTTAAGGAAGAAATTGAGAGTACATATGGTGAAGGTTTAATTAACGTAACAATAATGGAATTGGCTGATAAGTCAAGTAGTCAGGTTATTGAGGAAGAATTATATAAAAATGTTATTGGTCTAAATCCAGACATTTTACTCTTTGAGTCATTTATTCTTTATGATAATAGCATAATTGGTAGGGAACAAAGGATAGAAAATTTTAAGTTTCTACTTGATGAATTTCAATCATCTGAATCGAATCCGTTAGTTATATTGCAACCCTCAAATCCACTATTAAATGCAGTGATTTATCCTGCTGATGTGGAAACGGCAGCTGAGTATGCTGAGGAACAAAGCGTTTTGTATTTAAATCATTGGGACGCATGGCCTGACCTGAACTCTCAAGAAATGACCGACTATGTAGATAACGGTATACCAACAGAAAAAGGTCATCAATTATGGGCGGACTATTTAATTAATTATTTTATTGCCAGTGAAGAGGATTCCGAATAAAAAGATGTGTTTAGGTTATAATAGATTCCTTGTTAAGGAATCTTTTTTTTATCTTAAGGTTCTTTCTGAAGGATTGTTGCTAATTCAATGATTTGTAAGTAAGGTACACTAGTTTGCCGGATACTAAGTAAAGAAAAGATATCACTCTACTTGTTTTCTCGTGCTACTAAGCAACAAAATTCACGGAATTAGCCTACTAATAAAACAAATGGGGGAAGGGAATTGAAAAAGATTGTTCAACTAACTATAGTACTTTTTCTCTCGTTAGTTGTTATGGGAAACGAAACGATGGCGGAAAAAATGGTTGTTATTGATGCGGGACATGGTGGGAAGTTTTCAGGTACTTGTGGATATTCCGGAAGAATCACTGGATATTGTGAAAAAGATGCGAATTTGGAGGTATCCTTGAAGCTAAAAGAAGTTCTTGAATCAAAAGGGATATCAGTATTTTTAACGCGTTCAACTGATATGGAATTTGCTGATTTCTTGCGGGATGAGGAAGGTAATACTGAAGGTGGAGATTTTTCAAAGCGTATGGAATTGGCAAACAATTATGTTGGAGAAAATCATGCTAACGCGGTGTTTATCTCTATCCATCATAATGCCAATCCTACAAATCCATTTATCCGTGGAATTGAAACATACTACTATGATGGCTTGAACCACTTTAAACCAGAATATCCTCATGATCCATTACAGATGACATATTTACAGGATAATAAAAGGCTTGCAGAAGAGATACAAATGAATCTTGTTGAAAATCTTAAACAGCCCAATCGAAAAGTACATAATGATCAAAGCTTTTATGTTATCCGAAATGCTAAAATGCCAGCGGTTTTAGTAGAACTAGGATTTATGATAAACAGACATGAAGAGAAGCTAATAAAAACATCTGACTACCAACAAACAGCTGCTAATTCGATCGCAGATGCAGTTGAGCAATATTTCAAAGTATATGAGGTGTATAGTTCGACCCATGAAAAGCTTGGGGCGTTTTCAAAAGAGTCCCAGGCCCTAAAGTTCGCTGAGGAAGTAAAATCTGCAACAACTGTCATTAATAAATACAACCAAAAAGTAGTCTTTGAAAGCAATGCCAAAGCTACCTCACAAGTTAAACTGCCGTAAATGATGAAACCAAACAAACGTTTATTTAAATAGTTAATCAAATGTTTGTTTAAATTAGATTCAAAAAACGTAATGGATATGATAAGTGTTAGGGGTCAAAGTGTGGAAGTATTTGCACCGTGGATTATAAAAATAGTGCATTCACCTAGTGTGGAATGCGCGGAGAGCCGGCTGACTCCTGCGGGATCTAGCGGTCTCGTGAGACCCCGCAGGAGCCAAAAAGCGACGAGGAGGCTCACCGCACGCCCCCCGGAAAGCGAGTGAACTGCAGCGGATGAATCTCCAACTTATGTATTTTCGGGGGAGATCTCAATGCTAATTTGATTAGCACCATGGAGTATGAAAAATACTTAGCTTAGTGTCTAGCTCCAGGCGCTATCGGCTCGGGGTCATAAGTCAATCCATCTAGAAGGTTAAAGAGCAACCTTCTAGACGGCTTGTCTTATGCCTGTCGCCGATGAACGAGCGCCTTCCGCATTTCTTTTTTCAGGGTATACTATTAATATAAAAGGTCATTAACTCTCATTCGAGATGTTAGAAGTATGTATAGGGGTAATAACAATGAAAAATTTGATTTGTACACTTGCATTAATAGGACTATTAACAGCATGCAACAATGAATCTCCCACTCCAGTAAACGAACAAAAAGAAGTAATTAACGAAAACACCAGTCCCGACTTAGAAAACGTGCCACTAATCGAAGCAAATCTCCTTCAATACCGACCTGAGGTGGGTACTAAAAGGACGTATATGAATGGGGAAGATGAAATTTATATACAAGAGGTCATTGCTGCAGATGAAGAATATCTTCAGCTAACCATATCTTTGAGTGGCGCACCAACTACGCATATTTATCGCTGGACAAATAACGAGATTGCCCTGATATATGAAAATTCCTCACCTTCAAATCCAAGGGATAATCTTTTAGAAGAGTTCGAATCGACAGGTGTGATAGAAACTTATATTGATGTTGATGACATTCAGGCAGACTGGCAGCTTATTGGTGCTGATGAAAAAGTGACTGTACCATATGACACATTTAAAAATGTGTTAGTTTTACAAAAAACCACAGATGAAGTTGAAGGTGAAGATACAATCTATACAAGGTATTTTGCCGAAGGACATGGAATGATCAAAGAGACCTTTGAATTAACCGGTGAATATGGTTATAAAGATGAAGCGAATTTGTCTACTGTGGATTCGTTAAAAGAATAAAAAACTGTATCGGAAGTATTGTTGTGCTAATATCACCTGTAATTAGACCATTGGTGTAGGCTGCTTTTGTGGAATTTTATTGCTTTGAAAGGTCTTACAAAAGCATGATAAACTAAGTAGAGTGCTTTCCTTTCTTCCGAAATCTAGACCTTGTGTCAGGAAAAGATAGTGTATTCCACTTCAAAATCGATAGCAACAGTTTTTCAGAAAAAAACCTAGTTATAAAACTCTTAATATAATTGAGTAGGTGTTTATCCATGCAAAAAATTAAAGTAATGACGGTTTTTGGGACGCGGCCGGAAGCGATTAAAATGGCACCGCTTGTGTTAGAATTTCAAAAACACTCTGAGCATATTGATTCGATCGTCACAGTAACGGCACAGCACCGACAAATGCTTGACCAAGTACTTGAGATATTTCAACTTAAACCTGATTATGATTTAAATGTAATGAAAGACAGACAAACATTAAAAGATGTGACGATTCGTGCTTTAGATGGATTAGATGCAGTAATGAAAGAGGAAAAGCCCGATCTTGTCTTGGTCCATGGTGATACAACGACAACATTTGTGGCTAGCTTAGCTGCTCTTTATAATCAGATAACTGTCGGCCATGTAGAGGCTGGTTTGCGTACTTGGAACAAATACTCCCCTTATCCTGAGGAAATGAATCGACAAATGACTGGCGTTATAGCAGATTTGCATTTTGCGCCAACAGCGCAATCAGCAGAAAATCTTCGGTTGGAAAACAAACGTGAAGAAACGATTTTTATAACGGGAAATACCGCAATTGATGCGTTGAAAACAACCGTTCAAGATACATATCAACATGATGTTTTAACTAAGATTGGGGATGCACGCTTAATTTTAGTAACAGCACACCGAAGAGAGAATCTTGGAGAGCCAATGAGAAATATGTTTAGGGCGATCAAGAGGATCGTTAATGAACATGAAGATGTGCAAGTTATTTACCCGGTCCATTTAAACCCAGCCGTCTTAGAAGTGGCTAATGAAATACTTGGCAATGACCCTAGAATCCATTTGATTGAGCCATT
Encoded here:
- the wecB gene encoding non-hydrolyzing UDP-N-acetylglucosamine 2-epimerase, with amino-acid sequence MQKIKVMTVFGTRPEAIKMAPLVLEFQKHSEHIDSIVTVTAQHRQMLDQVLEIFQLKPDYDLNVMKDRQTLKDVTIRALDGLDAVMKEEKPDLVLVHGDTTTTFVASLAALYNQITVGHVEAGLRTWNKYSPYPEEMNRQMTGVIADLHFAPTAQSAENLRLENKREETIFITGNTAIDALKTTVQDTYQHDVLTKIGDARLILVTAHRRENLGEPMRNMFRAIKRIVNEHEDVQVIYPVHLNPAVLEVANEILGNDPRIHLIEPLGVFDFHNFAARAYLILTDSGGVQEEAPSLGVPVLVLRDTTERPEGIEAGTLKLAGTSEETIYNLAKKLLIDSTEYNLMAKSSNPYGDGKASERIVQAILYHYNRLECRPENF